In Aedes albopictus strain Foshan chromosome 3, AalbF5, whole genome shotgun sequence, the genomic window agttccttgaattgtttttgcattattatattgattatttagctgcaaagacatattttcgtattcttctgtagtagaataacaaaatgacaactttgtaagttcttcttgttttcgtttgtttgcccaattaaacaactctcttgcagtctttatcgggtgttcgcgttctttggctaaacttgctctggtagccatgcgttttatcgtacctccaatagcatcgcatggaccttttccgtgcgatgttgcgaagaaatgccattcagcgtcaataccatactttgacttaaacttacaaaggctagaaaagttttttcggtttttatactgtgaagcagcaccatctgacataaaattattttttttcatgtttttattttgatcaatttgtaaaaagttcatcattttatcaataaaaaaattaacagcgactgaatcatgtcttagttcttctgaaattataatgaagctaaaatgtttaatttgcctattttcagtataatgtattacgaaaggatggattgtggcctgttgcacgttccaatggtgtgattgaacttcatcctgcaaaacaaagctgtaattttcagaaaagtcacaaatagccaaaaattcaccatcttgcaagttttgttttgtagttttcaaaaaattggattgttcggtttttacaaaatcatgcggaatcaaactttctaattttgagctgaaaaatgtaacaaagtcatcggtttgctttacaatagtttctaaatcacatctgtcagtggtaacccattgttcgaatgaaagcttttcaacaaagttttcttccagtttcaataaactgtcttctaaaactgaggtatctgggcagtttttacatcttcgtagatggcaatgagttgtcttattttcgcaaagtaatctattcgttaatgtttttagatcattcaagacattgtattttttttaagctatgtagaattaaattgacattttcatgcgtagtgcaaacgcaaacattatgtgttcctgtgatagtcaatagtttacattgccttggccggaggcttgcaaatgatgaaaaccctatttttacattgacgtacacttcattaaagcgattaaaagcttctcttaatgtcatcattaacaatcttttctgaacagctaatctcttatttcctgtctttacgctaacaaaatctctttggcctggcattgcacggcttatatcatcgtcctcaaaaaaattcaaaaccagttcttttatttcattactcaaagcttttccagagcttgaaccttgagatgaatctaatacattatttttttcctttcttgcatctgttgccatatttctactagttttaaattcgtctacaattttttgtactgaccatgattttggtaacaatgataaaattgatagtttttcttgccttgtggctgaatttaaaaatttaattttcatattttctatgacttcattaaactcgtttgctttttctgttttagcgtctaatttaaaaagatttcttcgtacaccttcgacgatttcagcgcactttttatcaggatagtgaacatttttaaccttacctaaatctataggcgaaacacgaatagctgctattcctcggttgaatatttcgacgtctacaggcatcgtgaagtcttcatttgattgaattgtgcttagcgttgacgctgatggtatcgtgaccaaactttcatagctttgcgaatcaggtacaacaggtatggtctgaacagttggcatccttgagccaccgactacgctttgttcttcgttttgggtgaggtgagctcttgaatcaatatgtagacggcaagacgaacaaatacgaaaatccttggtgttcagtgtggataccttggaaaatccaattgacttcagtttttggatgataccatccgtgagatatcgcagctctttcgaacactgaatgtctttgaatggacgaatacatctgattttactcattttgtaatctgtaacatagaaaatattttcaaattgttagttttgaacgaaaatatcacaacacatataattaaaatgtgtatttaaaacttacctttgcaccaaaacgtgttacactttcctttacaattattatgttatcaaacaacactggatctagttcaaaaacactggattattagctgaaattactatgaaatcactatgcttctagcaacctttctgcatttactgtttggttttccctagtagatactggatgaattcagaaccgagtcagacattattatacagctcacgggtataaatcatagaatgctgggtaaagactgctggaagatgggtagagttgaacgctcaggtatcgtcaggtacgagtttggagagttggagcgaggtagatttgctggcgtaggtatattgttattgaagaagattgtaaattgtatatacctggaatgaataaagagtgcggtggttgttgattgaggtatcagtcggcagccgtctagtttgatggaaggtgactaatattatactaatattataccaattttaatcaaaattggctgaaatcttgcgaaaagctggaattatactaatgtcatcgtgtcagactacgttgatttgatccacttttttgtttattgatctttgttctgccgcttgtgttgtgtgtaagaggtagcggtcgcgtttgaatgaaataaagcaagctgacacccgaccgcgacaacgaaacgaaggcagtgaaaagtgtcgaatgtttacaagcctgggccagcgtggccatggtggactagttccaacaaagaccatgtttacaatcaccaactgtacgtagtacagctaactggtatctaattacctgtatctaatacttattagcacgttttcagcagaaggcaataaaaaatcactggaagaaatcattgttcttgatttatttatttatttatttatttatttatttgttactagctttgtcttgccaatcttgtggtggtttgacaactgttgagctcaaaatagcaccgcactctagattggtttcatttcgatcgtgttgatttccttcccaattaatgaaaaatcagtactttatcaattttcttacttttctagttgattttcgtaactttttgtacatataaacacagccaccacgaatacgaaccgaaccgttcaagggtcatgctgatcggttcatccgttcatgagttttgttgcctcaaaggaacttcaaactcatttttatttatatagattaatCCATCTGACATAAGTCTTAATGAATGTTACTTATACTAATTTAAACATTATTTGGGTGCATTGAACGTTTGACGTGGCTTCTGAACAGcgttgaagacattccaaattcgAACAAATAGGCTACATTATTAAAGGCACTTATAATAGAGGACATTGGTTCGTTATAGCCATACACTGAACGATGAAATTGTGTAGCCAGCATCCGTTCAAGACTTCTGCGTTGAATTCTGTTGGGAGCGTTCAGAGATAGCCTTGCGAGAAGATTCGGACAGTCTATTTCACCATTTAATATCTTCGCAGCGGTAACAGCTTGTTGAATGATCCGGCGTTGCTCAAGTGTTTCAATTCCGAGTAAGCAACACCTGTCAACGTATGGTGGCAGATTGGTACGGTCCCTCCAAGGAAGTCGTCGTAGGGCATAACGCACAAACCGtttttgaattcgttccaacctgTCCACCCAGCTTGCTTGATATGGACACCATACAACGGATGACGTTTCCAAAATAGACCGAACAAGCGACGTGTAGAGTGTTTTTAGGCACCGGATGTCATCAAAATCTTTGGCTGTTCGCATAATGAACCCCAGCTGTCGATTTGCCCGATCGATGATTTCCGAGCGATGCTCATTAAAGGAAAGTCTAGAATCGAGCAGTACACCCAAGTCTTTTACTTGACTAACACGCTGAATAGATGTGTCGCCAATTTTGTAATCCATGCGAATCGGAGCAGTACAACGATGGAAGGTTATCACGAAGCATTTGTTGATGCTGAGCGTCATGCGATTGACTTCACACCAACGTGCGAAGGCGTTTAGTAGTTCTTGCAATCGTTCACAATCGGCTAGACTTTCAACGACAACATAGATCTTGAGATCGTCAGCGTAAATCAGTCTGCATCCAACGCCCAGTAAAACAGCGACATCGTTGAAGTAAAGTGCGAAGAGAAGCGGCCCAAGATTACTCCCTTGTGGTACGCCCGAGGAATTAGTAAACCAGGTAGAAGTGTACGATCCGATCCTGACGCAAAGCTTTCTGCCGCAAAGGTATGACTCCAGCCACTTTACCATGTCGTCCGACGCACCCAGCTTCGCCAACTTGCATAATAAAatacgatggtcgattttgtcgaaagctGCCTTCAAATCGGTGTAGATTGCGTCAACTTGTTTTCCATTTTCTAGCTGGTTGATGCAGGTTGAGGTGAAGCAAAGAAGATTAGTCGTAACTGACCTGCCAGGATAGAACCCATGCTGGAAATTGTCGTCTTTGTCCGCGCAAAAAGGTAGTTGTTGATTATCGTCTCGAATAGCTTGGAGCCAGCACACAATGATGTAATACCCCTGTAGTTCCGAACATCACTTTTGTTACCATTTTTGTAGATTGGAAACATGAAGGATTTTTTCCACTGCGCAGGAAACTTCTTCTTCTGCAGCGACAGGTTGAAGATGTAACACAAAGGTATTGCGAGTGCGTCAATGCATTTCTTGAAGACGATGGCAGGAATCCCATCAGGCCCAGGCGTTATAGACGGTTTCATCTTCTTCGCAGCATGCCGTAGCTCAGCTTCAGTCACAATTGGTATACCAATGTCGCAGAGATCTTCAGGCACAACGGAGGCAGCACGCATTGCATCATCACTGGTTGCGCACTCGACATTGAAGACGCTGGAAAAATGCTTTGCAAATAGTTCGCATTTATCAGAGGCAGTTGAtgccacttcaccgactaaagtaACCGTGGCAGGAACACCGTCATTTTGCTTGCGTTTGGAGTTGATGAAATTCCAGAAACGTTTAGGATGTCGACGGAGACTTTTCTGCGTTTTGTCGACATATCGCACGTATAAATACTTGTTTAGCGATTTGTACGCATCACTTGCAGCTTGAAACCGGCGTTTATGCAATGGAGTTCGAAGGCGGCGATAGTGACGCTGGCATGCATTCTTCTCGCGCTTTAGCGATCGGAGTTGGCCGTTCCCCCAGGGTGGCTTTGCGGGTAGGCGCTTTTTCGGAACGTTCGAAGAGAGCCAGCTCGATACAATTTGTGAAAACCTATGCACAGCGTTGTCCACATCAGAACATGCTAGGATACATGTCCAGTCTACCTGTTCCAGGAAGCCGTGTAGCGAGACGAAATCGATGCATTTGAAATCTAATTGGGGACAGTCTTCGTGATCGTATAAAGGCTCAATGTCGGTCATGATGAGCGCAATATCCAATGGAGGGTGGGGGCGATCGATATTCACCAGAGAGACAGCAGCTTCAGTGACAACGCAAGAGTCGACGTTGGCGAACACCAAATCCAGGgtgttgctccagggattcatcacgcGGCTATACTGCTTCAGATTCATCGACGCCATGTTGTCTAGTAGGTAGGCGCTAGCTGACCCCACGCTGCTGGGATCCGCGATAACATGGTTTTGCTCAGTCGGTTGCCAAACAAGATTAGCTTGGTTGAAATCTCCACAAACGATTATCGAATCACCGTCACTGGCACAATCGAGGCTATCACTGATAGCATTGGCGAAATATTGAACGAACGGGGCATTGGAGCGCAGTTCTGGAGGAATATATCCAGCACAGACAAACCAGGACGAATCTGCTGCTCGGATACGAGCCAAAACGAGCTCTAGATCTTCCGCGATACATATAACTGGCGATGAGAGGAGTTTGCGATGTACGGCAACCAGGACGCCACCTCCAGACTTTTTGTTGCTGTTCGTTGTGTCACGATCATTCCGGTAAACCACGTAGTTTTCGCCAAATAATTGTGCCGACGTCACAGTTTCGTCGAAATTCGTTTCCACAAGAACGATGATTTCATACTCGCATTCGTTTACGGCTAAAAATAGTTCGTCGACCTTCGTCCGTAATCCTCTAACGTTTTGAAAATATACATGCATCTCACGAATGGACTGCGAGGGCTGAAACGATTTAGCGGGAAGTGATTCGGTTCCGAGATCTTCGATGAGCAAGTACTCGCCTCTGACGGAGGTGCACGCACCTCCGCCTTCCTCCAGATGACGCGTTATTCCAGGACCACATGTTGAATTCTCTCTCCGATCGCCATAATCTactaggccatgtattgaacgaatacatcgatgtattcgttcaatacatggcctacttgcctaatttcaccttctataaaattttcacacttgttcgctacctagcgaattctataatatctatcatttcattatccactttgatctctactcccttatacttatgagtagaaagagaccgatatagccacaaaatcatcaagttaattagtaatatcttctaaacggtgcatcttagaaaaatgttaccgaagtacttttttcttgcaaatttgatgtactttcataaaattagggcgacaaacttttttgactttacttaatagctttttttgaaaaccgtaattttttaaaacatttttttttcattgtaacctatttttctccagaacaacccactgtgcactaggtagcattttcagtcagctataacataaggataataaaaaaaatattgacatgtcacttttgagggaaaatctatattttagttcaaatcacaaaaaccaaacatattttttaccgtgcatattttctccatatagcaccaacaattgtctaaaacttcgccgaagacaccaaaccgatcggacaaaccgttttcgagatacaattttttgaagatatcatgtgcatttttcataggcccttctcataagtaaggctagatttaaaatggcgaaccaagtatgcaaaacagcgtttttctcccccaaagacttgtatgcaaggtttcatccaaataaagatatatgaaaattactcgttgctgaaatgatatggaaccgctcaatTGTTAAGAAGGTCATTGCAAcatggcactctagatcggtttcatttcgatcgtgttgattttcttccccggtcataataaatcaaaactttatcaattttcttacttttctagttgattttcgtaactttttgtacatataaacacagccatcacgaatacgaaccgaaccgtgcaggAGTCATGTTGATCgtttcatccgttcttgagttttgttgcctcaaaggaacttcaaactcatttttatattattAAGAATAATTCTATTATGTATCTGAAAATGGAACTAGAATGACTttgacccttttcaaatgttagtctagatgtttttttattgcaaaaatagTCAAATTAACCATGCCAGTCAAATTTAATCGGATTCTGAGGGAATGATGGAACCATCACTGTATAAGTTTACAATAAACACGCTGAAAAAAGATGACACGAAAAGTTTGTTGTTAGAACTTTTGGACAAtcatattgcgaatcttttctgaaatccgcataccggccaacaactcgtgcaccgacagcccatgcgccgggttgcgcgccatacaaaatgtaaataaacaagtgtcaaaatggttcgcgccaagaggggttcggttccattttttgtctaaaacattgaaattccttatgtctggaaataatgtttaacaaagatattattgacggtagcaacgcatttacttcattaaaccactgattaatagtgatttggctagtggaAAACTTGACGCATAGGCAATcagcgcgcaaattgtgcgctggtttgcggatttgagttaatcgtcgcaaagtgcccaacacacattataccctggcgcgcaacctagaggtcgaagagaaacttgtcgaaatgctaaaaattctcgagaagctcaatattgcctttggaaaaaagtgctaaattaaaaacaatgatcacttttgcaataagagtttgaattttcaaattttttttagagTGTTGGAATTGacttttcatttttttacatgaatttcCTAAAAGTCACCAAACATCATTGCAGGTTTTGCCTTTTTTAAGTAGCACTGATTTTTAAAacatccacttgatcgacccacctagctcgcttcgcaacacgtcttcttgtaccagtagGATAGctgtcgagaaccattttaatcgggttgctatacgacatcctgatgacttgacccacccaccgtagcctcccgattttcgcggtgtggacgatggttggctctctcagcagctaatgcagatcgtggttcattcgtcttctccaaatatcgtcttccatctgcactccgccgtagatggtacgcaataccttccgttcgaaaactcctagGGCACGTTAGTCCTctacacgtagagtccatgtttcgtgtccatagaggactaccggtctaatcaacgttttgtagataagttaacttcgtgtgacggcgaacttttttcgatggtagagttctgcggagtccaaagtaagctcgatttcctgccacaaggcGTCTCTCTATTTCTCTGCTGATGCCGTTGCcattggtcaccagtgagcccaagctcACGAAAACTTCAACCGCTTTCCTAATTCCTCTCTTGAGCCCTTTGCCATCGTGTACATTGGCTTCGAcaaattaatgactaatccgattcgcctggtttaatgatttaatcgaatgtacgtttccaccacCGTATCAAATTTGCGATCTATTAAATCAATATCATCAATAAAACCAAGCAGTTTAACGGACCTCGTAAAAATCGTTCCACAGGAATCCGTCTTCGTGCACAATCTaccatagctgatctcgatcgattgtttcatacgccgatttaaaatcgatgaactagtgatgtatgggcacgttgtattcgcggcatttctgcaacacctggcgaatggtgaacatctggtccgtagtagcacgttcacccatggaTCCAgcatgatattgctccacgaactctcttgcaatcgttgatagacggcggta contains:
- the LOC134290499 gene encoding uncharacterized protein LOC134290499, with the translated sequence MTPPKVKPQNGKPRNSTDREMPHREMGRREMVYREMSDNPTALNMFVLPSQSIREMHVYFQNVRGLRTKVDELFLAVNECEYEIIVLVETNFDETVTSAQLFGENYVVYRNDRDTTNSNKKSGGGVLVAVHRKLLSSPVICIAEDLELVLARIRAADSSWFVCAGYIPPELRSNAPFVQYFANAISDSLDCASDGDSIIVCGDFNQANLVWQPTEQNHVIADPSSVGSASAYLLDNMASMNLKQYSRVMNPWSNTLDLVFANVDSCVVTEAAVSLVNIDRPHPPLDIALIMTDIEPLYDHEDCPQLDFKCIDFVSLHGFLEQVDWTCILACSDVDNAVHRFSQIVSSWLSSNVPKKRLPAKPPWGNGQLRSLKREKNACQRHYRRLRTPLHKRRFQAASDAYKSLNKYLYVRYVDKTQKSLRRHPKRFWNFINSKRKQNDGVPATVTLVGEVASTASDKCELFAKHFSSVFNVECATSDDAMRAASVVPEDLCDIGIPIVTEAELRHAAKKMKPSITPGPDGIPAIVFKKCIDALAIPLCYIFNLSLQKKKFPAQWKKSFMFPIYKNGNKSDVRNYRGITSLCAGSKLFETIINNYLFARTKTTISSMGSILAGQLRLIFFASPQPASTS
- the LOC134292237 gene encoding uncharacterized protein LOC134292237, whose translation is MSKIRCIRPFKDIQCSKELRYLTDGIIQKLKSIGFSKVSTLNTKDFRICSSCRLHIDSRAHLTQNEEQSVVGGSRMPTVQTIPVVPDSQSYESLVTIPSASTLSTIQSNEDFTMPVDVEIFNRGIAAIRVSPIDLGKVKNVHYPDKKCAEIVEGVRRNLFKLDAKTEKANEFNEVIENMKIKFLNSATRQEKLSILSLLPKSWSVQKIVDEFKTSRNMATDARKEKNNVLDSSQGSSSGKALSNEIKELVLNFFEDDDISRAMPGQRDFVSVKTGNKRLAVQKRLLMMTLREAFNRFNEVYVNVKIGFSSFASLRPRQCKLLTITGTHNVCVCTTHENVNLILHSLKKIQCLE